TCCTCGATCAGAAGGACGGCATGGAGAAACAGATGAACGCCCTCTCGACGCTGGGTCTGTTGAGCCGCTTCGTGGGCATGCTGACCGACTCGCGGTCGTTCCTTTCGTACCCGCGCCACGAGTATTTCCGCCGCACGCTGTGCAACCTCGTCGGCAACGACATCGAGCAGGGCCTGCTGCCCGCCTCGGAGATCGACTTCATCGGCCGGGAGATCATCGAGGGCATCTGCTACCGCAACGCCAAGGACTATTTTAAATTTTAAGCTGTCATAATACCATGAAAATCGTAACATTAGGTGAAATCATGCTGCGTCTTTCGACGCCCGGAAACACGCGCTTCGTTCAGTCCGATTCGTTCGACGTCGTCTATGGCGGCGGCGAGGCCAACGTGGCCGTTTCGTGCGCCAACTACGGCCACGAGGCTTACTTCGTCTCGAAGCTCCCGAAGCACGAGATCGGCCAGTCGGCGGTCAATGCGCTGCGCAAATACGGCGTGAGGACCGATTTCATCGCCCGCGGCGGCGACCGCGTGGGTATCTACTACCTCGAAACCGGGGCTTCGATGCGTCCCTCGAAGGTGATCTACGACCGTGCGCATTCGTCGATCGCCGAGGCCGATCCGCAGGATTTCGACTTCGATGCCATCATGGAGGGCGCCGACTGGTTCCACTGGTCGGGCATCACGCCCGCGATTTCGGACAAGGCTGCCGAACTGACCCGTCTGGCCTGCGAGGCCGCCAGGCGTCACGGCGTGACGGTGTCGGTGGACCTGAACTTCCGCAAGAAGCTCTGGACCAAGGAGAAGGCGCAGTCGATCATGAAGCCGCTGATGCAGTATGTCGACGTCTGCATCGGCAACGAGGAGGACGCCGAGCTGTGCCTCGGGTTCAAGCCCGACGCCGACGTCGAGGGCGGCGAGACCAACGCCGAGGGCTACAAGGGCATCTTCCGCCAGATGGCCGCGACGTTCGGGTTCAAGTATGTGATCTCGACCCTGCGCGAGTCGTTCTCGGCGACGCACAACGGCTGGAAAGCCATGATCTACAACGGAGAGGAGTTCTACGAGTCGAAGCGTTACGACATCGACCCGATCATCGACCGCGTGGGCGGCGGCGACTCGTTCTCGGGCGGCGTGATTCACGGCCTGCTGACCAAGCCGACGCAGGGCGAGGCCCTGGAGTTCGCCGTGGCGGCATCGGCCCTGAAGCACACGATCAACGGCGACTTCAACCTCGTATCGGCCGAGGAGGTCGAGTCGTTGGCCGGAGGGAATGCCAGCGGACGGGTGCAGAGATGATTAAAAATGAAAAATTAGGAATTAAAAATTATGGCTCGCTTCAATAAAATGCAAGTTCTGGAGGCCATCGGTAAGACCGGCATGGTTCCCGTATTCTATCATGCCGACGCCGACGTGGCCGAGCAGGTCGTGAAAGCCTGCTACGAAGGCGGCGTGCGCGCTTTCGAGTTCACCAACCGCGGCGATTTCGCTTCGGAGGTGTTCATCCGTCTGGTGAAATTCGCCGCCGCGGAGTGCCCGGAGATGATCCTGGGCATCGGTTCGGTGGTCGACGCCCCGACGGCCGCGATGTACATGCAGTACGGCGCCAACTTCGTCGTGGGTCCCTACCTGAACGCCGAGGTGGCCAGGGTCTGCAACCGCCATCTGGTTCCCTACACCCCTGGCTGCGGTTCGGTGACGGAGATCGGCACGGCGCAGGAACTGGGCTGCGACCTGACGAAGGTTTTCCCCGCGGGCAACGTGGGCGGTCCGTCGTTCGTCAAGAACGTCAAGGCCCCGCTGCCGTGGTCGAACATCATGGCCACCGGAGCGGTGGAACCCACCGAGGAGAACCTCACGGCGTGGTTCAAGGCCGGCGTTTATTGCGTGGGCATGGGCTCGCAGCTCTTCCCGAAAGAGGTCGTCGCCGTGAAGGACTGGGCGGCGATCACCGAAAAATGCCGTTTCGCTCTGGACGTGATCGCCCGGGTGCGTTAAAACCGATTCCGTAAGTTCGGTAGTCCGGCGGCGGCCCCGCTCCGCCGCCGGACGCCGTTCCTACGGCTCACCAATTCCTGAACACTACTTAATTAAACCCCATAATGACAAACAACAAATCGACTCTCGCTGGGAAGATGACGCAGTATCGCTGGATCATCTGTGCGATGCTCTTCTTCGCAACGACTGTTAACTACCTCGACCGTCAGGTGCTCTCGCTGACGTGGGACGAGTTCATCAAGCCCGAATTCCACTGGAACGAGTACCACTACGGGCTGATCACTTCGATCTTCTCGATCGTCTATGCCGTCTGCATGCTCTTCGCGGGCCGTTTCATCGACTGGATGGGCACCAAGAAAGGTTATCTGTGGGCCATCGGCGTCTGGTCGATGGGAGCCTGCATGCACGCCCTTTGCGGCATCGCCACCGAGGCATGGGTGGGGCTTCCCGACGCCGCCGCGCTGCGCGCCGTCGAGGCCGGGTCGGCCCTGGCCGCGACCATCGCCATGGTCAGCATGTATTTCTTCATCGCCGCGCGCTGCATCCTCGCCCTGGGCGAGGCGGGCAACTTCCCGGCAGCCATCAAGGTGACCGCCGAGTACTTCCCCAAGAAGGACCGCGCCTACGCCACCTCGATCTTCAATGCCGGCGCTTCGATCGGCGCGCTGTTCGCCCCGCTGACCATTCCGCTGCTGGCGAAGGCCTGGGGCTGGGAGATGGCCTTCATCGTGATCGGCGCCCTGGGCTTCGTCTGGATGGGCTTCTGGGTCTTCATGTACAAGAAACCCTCGGACCACCCGAAGGTGAATGCCGCCGAGCTGGAGTATATCGAGCAGGACCAGCACGAAGTGGTCGACGGCGAGACGGTCGGCAAGGAGCAGGAGGGCGAGAAGATCTCGTTCTGGAGAACGCTCTCGTTCAAACAGACGTGGGCCTTCGCCTTCGGCAAGTTTATGACCGACGGCGTGTGGTGGTTCTTCCTCTTCTGGACCCCCTCGTACCTCAATTCGCAGTTCGGGATCAAGATGTCCGAAGGGCTGGGCGTGGCGCTGATCTTCACGCTTTATGCCATCACGATGCTGTCGATCTACGGCGGCAAGCTTCCGACGATCATCATCAACAAGACGGGGCTGAACCCCTATGCGGCACGCATGCGCGCCATGCTGATCTTCGCGTTCATTCCGCTGCTGGTGCTGCTGGCGCAGCCCATGGGCACGATCTCGCCGTGGTTCCCGATCATCCTGATCGGTCTGGGCGGCGCGGCGCACCAGTCGTGGTCGGCCAATATCTTCTCGACCATCGGCGACATGTTCCCCAAGTCGGCGATCGCCACCGTGACGGGCATCGGCGGCATGGCCGGCGGCGTAGGCTCGATGATCCTGCAATGGTTCGCCGGCTGGCTGTTCGTATATGCCGACGAAACGGCGATGCAGTTCATGGGTTTCGAGGGTAAGCCCGCCGGATATTTCGTCGTCTTCTGCATCTGCGCCGTGGCTTACCTCATCGGCTGGATCGTGATGAAGACGCTGGTTCCGAAATACAAACCGATTGTATTGGATTAACTTAAAAACCGGACATACAATGATCAAGCAACTGAACAAGTCGACCGTCGAAACGGTCGGCCGCCCCGTTCGCATCCTGCAATTCGGCGAAGGCAACTTCTTGAGAGCCTTCGTGGACTGGCAGATCGACATCGCCAACGAGAAGGGCGTCATGGATGCAGGCGTGGCCGTTTGCCAGCCGATCATCGACCCCGAGCGCAAGGTGCTGGGGATGATCGACCTGATGCACCGGCAGGACAACATGTACCACGTCTATCTGGAGGGCATCGAGAACAAACGGCCCAAGAAGGACGTGCGGCTGGTGAAGAGCATCATGGATTCGTTCAATCCCTATGTGGACTATGCGAAATACGAGGCGTATTTCCTCTCGCCGGAGCTGAAGATCACCATTTCGAACACCACCGAGGCGGGCATCCGCTACGAGGAGGGCGACGACCTGACGGCCTGTCCGCCGAAATCGTACCCCGCCAAGATGACGGCGCTGCTGTACAAGCGGTTCAAACATTTCAACGGCGACCCGACCAAGGGCCTTTGCATCATCTGCTGCGAGCTGATCGAGAACAACGGCTCGACGCTCCACGAATACGTCATCAGACACGCCGAATACCACAAGCTCGGGCAGGATTTCATCGACTGGGTCGAAAACAGCTGCCACTTCTGCGACACGCTCGTGGACCGCATCGTCCCGGGTTTCCCGCGCGAGCAGATCGGCGAGATCAGGGAGGAGATCGGCTATGACGACAACCTTGTGGTGAAGGCCGAATTGTACCACTTGTGGGCTATCGGCGGTCCGGGCTACAAGGAGGTGATGAAGGAGCTGCCGCTGGACAAGGCGGGGCTGCATGTGATCTTCATTCCGTCGATCAAGCAGTTCCGCGACAAGAAGGTCCGCATCCTGAACGGGTCGCATACGGGCATGGTGCCCATCGCCCTGCAAATGGGCTGCGAGACGGTGATGGACGCTTTCAATACGCCCGACATCGAGCGGTTCGTCAACGACATGGTTGCCGAGGAGGTGATCCCGATGATCGACGAGGACCGGGACGAGCTGAAGAAGTTCGCCGCCGGGATTCTGGAGCGTTTCTACAACCCCTTCATCAAGCACATGCTCCGGTCCATTTCGCTCAACTCGCTTTCGAAATGGGAGGCGCGCAACTATCCGACCGTGCGCGACAACTGGTTCAAGGCGCAGCGGCTGGCCGAACGCGAAGCATTCACGTTCGCCGCGCTGATGACCCTCTACGGGCCGAACAGCGGTTTCGAACCCGACGACACGAGGGAGTTCGTGGACTACATCCGCGCCAACTGGGATTCGGCCGACATGGAGGCTACGATCACGAAGATCGTGAAGGAGAGCGGCATCTTCACCGTCGATTTCTCGGAGGTTCCGGGCTTCATCGGGACCGTTGCGGGCTATGTCCGCGACATCGAGACGCTGGGCATGAAAGATGCCTTGAAGAAGTTTTTAGGAGCGTAACCAGTCAGCTGTTTCGGTGCGGCGTTTCGGACGGTTCGTGGCACGGCCTCCGGTCGTGTTCACAAGTCCGACCCACCCCGAACCCCCGCCTCGGCGGGGGCTTTGCGGGACCCGGACATGCGGCTTATTTTATTGATATGAAACGGTTTCTGAAAATCAACGCTGCGGACAATGTCGCCGTCGCACTGGCCGACGACCTGCACGAGGGCGAGACGCTCGATGTCGAGGGCGTCGCCGTGACGCTCCGCGAGGACGTTGCGCGCGGCCATAAGTTCGCCCTGCGCGACATCGCCGCGGGCGAGAACGTCGTGAAGTACGGCTATCCCATCGGTCACGCCACGCAGGACGTGCCGCAGGGCGGGTGGATTCACACGCACAACCTGAAAACCAACCTCCGCGACGACCTCGAATACACCTATGCCCCCAAGGTTTACGATGTCGGGTGCCCGAAGCGCGACGTGCGGGTGATGGGTTACCTGCGCGGGAACGATACGATGGGCATTCGCAACGAGTTGTGGATCGTGCCCTCGGTGGGGTGCGTCAACGGGCAGGCGCAGGCCATCGCGGAGCGCGTGAAGCGCGAGTGCGACTGCTCGCACCTCGACGACGTGCGGGTCTACACCCACAATTACGGCTGTTCGCAGCTGGGCGACGACCACGCCAATACGCAGCGGGCGCTGGCCGCGCTGGTGCGTCACCCCAATGCGGGCGCCGTGCTGGTGCTGGGCCTCGGGTGCGAGAACAACCAGGTGTCGGCCCTGAAAGAGGTGATCGGCCAATGGGACGACGAGCGGATGAAGTTCCTCGTCGCCCAGGAGGTCGAGGACGAGATCGAGGCGGGATTCGAAATCTGCCGCGGGCTGGTGGAAAAGACCAAAGCCGATAAGCGTCAGCCGCTTCCGCTCGCTTACCTCAAGGTGGGCTTGAAGTGCGGCGGCTCGGACGGTTTCTCGGGCATCACGGCCAATCCGCTGGTGGGGCTGTTTTCCGACTGGCTGATCGCGCAGGGCGGCACGACGGTGCTGACGGAGGTTCCCGAGATGTTCGGCGCCGAGACGATCCTGATGGACCGCGCCGCAGACCGCCGGGTTTTCGACGGAACGGTCTCGCTGATCAACGATTTCAAACGCTATTTCCGCCGGTTCGACCAGCCGATTTATGAAAATCCCTCGCCGGGCAACAAGAAGGGCGGCATCACGACCCTTGAGGAAAAATCGCTCGGCTGCGTGCAGAAGGGCGGGGCGCAGCCCGTCGTCGACGTGCTGACCTACGCACAGCCCGTCACGAAGCCGGGATTGAACCTCTTGCAGGCTCCGGGCAACGACCTGGTGGCCGCTTCGGCGCTGGCTCTCTCGGGCTGCCAGCTGGTGCTCTTCACCACGGGACGCGGCACGCCTTTCGGGTCGTTCGTGCCCACGATGAAGATTTCGACCAACACGCAGCTCGCGGAGTTCAAGGCCAACTGGATCGACTTCAACGCCGGCACGCTGGTCGAGGACGAGGAGCCGCAGGCCGTGCTGGAGCGTTTCATCGGCAAGGTGCTGGCCACGGCCGGCGGCGAGCGTCTCAAGCACGAGGAGACGGGTTTCAAGGAGATCGCCATCTTCAAGACGGGGGTGACGTTGTAGCGTGTAATTGCGTTCACCGAACCTATGATGAAATCCGCTGTAATCATAACGATCCTTCTCCTTTCCTCGTTCGTCGCCTCGGCAGAGAAGGTCTATACCGTCGACTGCAACGGCGGCGGGGATTTCCGGACCATTCAGGCGTGTTTCGACGCCCTGCCGTCGAAGCCTGCGGAGTGGCGCACGGTGCGGATTATGCCCGGCGTCTATCGCGAGAAGGTGACGCTCGACGTCTATAAGGACAAGGTCCGGATTCTGGGCGATGAAATGGCTGAAACCCGCATCGTCTGGGGCGACTATGCCGGCAAAGTCGTCGACGGCC
This Alistipes shahii WAL 8301 DNA region includes the following protein-coding sequences:
- a CDS encoding tagaturonate reductase, whose amino-acid sequence is MIKQLNKSTVETVGRPVRILQFGEGNFLRAFVDWQIDIANEKGVMDAGVAVCQPIIDPERKVLGMIDLMHRQDNMYHVYLEGIENKRPKKDVRLVKSIMDSFNPYVDYAKYEAYFLSPELKITISNTTEAGIRYEEGDDLTACPPKSYPAKMTALLYKRFKHFNGDPTKGLCIICCELIENNGSTLHEYVIRHAEYHKLGQDFIDWVENSCHFCDTLVDRIVPGFPREQIGEIREEIGYDDNLVVKAELYHLWAIGGPGYKEVMKELPLDKAGLHVIFIPSIKQFRDKKVRILNGSHTGMVPIALQMGCETVMDAFNTPDIERFVNDMVAEEVIPMIDEDRDELKKFAAGILERFYNPFIKHMLRSISLNSLSKWEARNYPTVRDNWFKAQRLAEREAFTFAALMTLYGPNSGFEPDDTREFVDYIRANWDSADMEATITKIVKESGIFTVDFSEVPGFIGTVAGYVRDIETLGMKDALKKFLGA
- a CDS encoding UxaA family hydrolase yields the protein MKRFLKINAADNVAVALADDLHEGETLDVEGVAVTLREDVARGHKFALRDIAAGENVVKYGYPIGHATQDVPQGGWIHTHNLKTNLRDDLEYTYAPKVYDVGCPKRDVRVMGYLRGNDTMGIRNELWIVPSVGCVNGQAQAIAERVKRECDCSHLDDVRVYTHNYGCSQLGDDHANTQRALAALVRHPNAGAVLVLGLGCENNQVSALKEVIGQWDDERMKFLVAQEVEDEIEAGFEICRGLVEKTKADKRQPLPLAYLKVGLKCGGSDGFSGITANPLVGLFSDWLIAQGGTTVLTEVPEMFGAETILMDRAADRRVFDGTVSLINDFKRYFRRFDQPIYENPSPGNKKGGITTLEEKSLGCVQKGGAQPVVDVLTYAQPVTKPGLNLLQAPGNDLVAASALALSGCQLVLFTTGRGTPFGSFVPTMKISTNTQLAEFKANWIDFNAGTLVEDEEPQAVLERFIGKVLATAGGERLKHEETGFKEIAIFKTGVTL
- a CDS encoding MFS transporter produces the protein MTQYRWIICAMLFFATTVNYLDRQVLSLTWDEFIKPEFHWNEYHYGLITSIFSIVYAVCMLFAGRFIDWMGTKKGYLWAIGVWSMGACMHALCGIATEAWVGLPDAAALRAVEAGSALAATIAMVSMYFFIAARCILALGEAGNFPAAIKVTAEYFPKKDRAYATSIFNAGASIGALFAPLTIPLLAKAWGWEMAFIVIGALGFVWMGFWVFMYKKPSDHPKVNAAELEYIEQDQHEVVDGETVGKEQEGEKISFWRTLSFKQTWAFAFGKFMTDGVWWFFLFWTPSYLNSQFGIKMSEGLGVALIFTLYAITMLSIYGGKLPTIIINKTGLNPYAARMRAMLIFAFIPLLVLLAQPMGTISPWFPIILIGLGGAAHQSWSANIFSTIGDMFPKSAIATVTGIGGMAGGVGSMILQWFAGWLFVYADETAMQFMGFEGKPAGYFVVFCICAVAYLIGWIVMKTLVPKYKPIVLD
- a CDS encoding sugar kinase; protein product: MKIVTLGEIMLRLSTPGNTRFVQSDSFDVVYGGGEANVAVSCANYGHEAYFVSKLPKHEIGQSAVNALRKYGVRTDFIARGGDRVGIYYLETGASMRPSKVIYDRAHSSIAEADPQDFDFDAIMEGADWFHWSGITPAISDKAAELTRLACEAARRHGVTVSVDLNFRKKLWTKEKAQSIMKPLMQYVDVCIGNEEDAELCLGFKPDADVEGGETNAEGYKGIFRQMAATFGFKYVISTLRESFSATHNGWKAMIYNGEEFYESKRYDIDPIIDRVGGGDSFSGGVIHGLLTKPTQGEALEFAVAASALKHTINGDFNLVSAEEVESLAGGNASGRVQR
- a CDS encoding bifunctional 4-hydroxy-2-oxoglutarate aldolase/2-dehydro-3-deoxy-phosphogluconate aldolase, with the protein product MARFNKMQVLEAIGKTGMVPVFYHADADVAEQVVKACYEGGVRAFEFTNRGDFASEVFIRLVKFAAAECPEMILGIGSVVDAPTAAMYMQYGANFVVGPYLNAEVARVCNRHLVPYTPGCGSVTEIGTAQELGCDLTKVFPAGNVGGPSFVKNVKAPLPWSNIMATGAVEPTEENLTAWFKAGVYCVGMGSQLFPKEVVAVKDWAAITEKCRFALDVIARVR